The sequence GGCAGGCAGAGCTCGACCTAATTGAAGAAATTTGGGAGACAGCAGTTGTCCGGCACCGAGCACTACAACAGCAACTTAGCCGATGATATGCGCGGAAAGTAATCCCAAGATCATTCAACACTGGTGATCTAGTACTAAGAAAAACTGAGCAGGCTTGCCGACCTCCCTCTCACGGGAAACTCGCAGCAACTTGGGATGGTCCATACCGAGTATATGAAGTGCTAGGTCGAGGAGCTTATAAGTTGGAGGAGCTAGATGGCACCAAAATTCCTAGCACTTGGAACGTCAACTCCTTGAAACAATATTACAGTTAACAAAGCAGCATGccagtactctttttcctaccttGAGAATTTTTTTCCAAGGGGTTTTTGCTCATGGAGGTTTTAATGAGGCTGGTTTACCTGAATAAGGTTGTACATGTACTGCTATTAATAAACTTTAATCTTTTCATACACTTTTACTAAGTCGATTATTATTCACAAAGAATGGAGCTGTTCTATATTATAAGACACCATACTCCTTTAACGGAACTACTGATTGCACTAAAAGTCGCATTACCATAATACGGATGCGCAAAAAAAGTTAAACAAACACAACAGTCATTAAGCCAACTCAGGGCTACAAAATAAATGATTAGGAAACAGCAAACCCTAATCACACAGATTCTTAGCGAGAGTACCTAAGTACGCATTTGCAGTTCAAACAACAGATTACAAGTAAAAACATGTAAAAGTCTCTCTTAACTAACACAAAACAAACTAATGTAATACATATGTAAAGCATTAGTCAGCCAAGTTGTCATCCCCTCCTTGACAGCCTCTTCGTCATCTACAAGCTTACCATCCCGAATTATCTTACCGGGATCCATAGCTGAAAAGTCTCTATCAGGAGCAAGGTACTTTGCCTGATTAACAGCTCGTTGAAACCCTTCTGCAAAAGCATCTAGAATATCCCCTTCTTTGTTACTCCCAAGCTCTTTCATTTTTGACAACAACTCAATAACTCGGTCGTTTACACTCGACaagtcattttctttctttttcaataagCCAGAAATCTTTTCACGACATTCTCGTTCCACTTTCAACTCATTTTCAACCTCAGATACCTTTTTCTTCAACTCAGTCACACTTGTTTCCTTCAGCACTAGCTGTTCCTTTAGCTCAGCAATCTTGGAAGTCTCACAGATTGCCTTTCTATGTTTTTTCTCCTGACTACGCCCAATGCTAGCCAATCGAAATCCTAGTACCTGAAATTTTCAGATCAATATTCAGGTGTATAatgttttatatataaaaaaaagagagaaaacagcaagtaataaataagAGCAAACTTCTTGACATAAACCTGCAGAAATTGATCAACCCCTATATCCCCAACCTCATGCACCCGATTTATGTCTGTCATAGTCTACACGACCTCGTCTGCCATGACATTGAAAGGAAACTTCCTATTCCATACTGAAGAACCCTCCCTTTCTTCTTCAAATACGTGCAATTTCTCTTGTCTTATAGTAAAGTTTGATAAGTCTTCAAGTTGCACGCTGTCATCCTTACCCTGTACCTCATCTGGATTAACTAACTTCGATTTTCTCTTTTTGAATATGATTCCCTTTTTTTCTCGGCGGGGGCTGGTTGACCTCGGCCCCACCATCCACCTTATCCGGATTCGATAAGGATCCCTCAAAATTTTTCGCCTTAAACCGAGATCTTAAGCTCGAGGCAGTTACTCCAGGAAAGCTACCAGCTGCAACATAAAAAGAAAACTGCTCAGTCCATTAAATAATCAAACATtagaacaaaaaataatttttccaatTTCTCACCAAAGTATTTTAACACAGCTGATTTATCTTCCTCCCAGGGAAGCAAGTCAAAGACAGATATCAAACCACCTTTATCAACCATCTCAATCAGAAACGAAATTATATACTCATTTCGACTATTGATAAATTCAGGACCAAGTATATGTTGCGGTTGGCAACACCAGTACATTGAAAAATTTTCTCCCAAATGCTCATCAAGGTAAAATGAAAACTCTTCATCTACTGATTTTACTTTCAGAAACATTTCTTTAAAGTTCTTAAAGGACGATTTATAAAGTTTGAAAATAGAAAAACCTGGAGTACTATTTAAATTAATCCACAGACCCTTCCATACCCCTTTGGCTTGGAATAAGGAAAAAAACAATTCAAGCTCTgcttcaattgcaagaaaatccATCAGAGCTTGGAAACATCTGATAAAAGCCCAGCCATTCGGGTGTATTTGAGAGGGAGCGCAGTTCATTTGTTTCATCACATCACACTCGAAGCTGGAAAAAGGAAGCTTAACCCGCAGTTCTTCTATCACACAGCTgtacatataaaaattttcaaaatctttttttctaTGGAAAATGCGGTCAGATCGATTGCATGACAGCAATTCTACACGAAAACCAGTTCTTACTACCCTACCCAAATTCACCCTGTTCACACTCTCCCTATCAGAAAACAACGAAGCCCGTATGTGGACATTTTTATCAACCCAGTCATAAGTCTCATCATCTTCAACTTGAGGTAataatttcttctttttatcaCTCATTCTCAATGAATATACCAGAGAAAAAATTAGAAACAGTAGAAGTGAAGGAAGTTCACTAACCTCTCGTACTCATGCTTCTATAAGAGCTTCTGCCTCCCACTTAAGCACAATAAGCATGAAGCTAAGGAAGCTTCGAACCTAGCCACTAATTTAATTAACTTTTCAGTTCCATGATTAAATCTTGACCGTTAAACTAAAGCCACTTTAAACGGTTAGGAAACAGCATTGGAAGTTGAACCAAGccataataattaataaacacAACAACCAATGAAACGTAATATTTCAAATTTACTTCACACATTTTCATATGCCAAGGGTAGACTTGAGTAAGCCACGTTGATCTGGGGGCTCCGTATACCGAGCTATAACTCGTCAATTAAAAGCTCAACCTATCTCCTCCAAGTCAGGCCAAGATTGGGGGCTGTGATATGACCAGTAAAGTTGGTTACGAGTTATAGCTCGGTAACGTACCCACGATTGTAATCGAGCATTTACAATAATCAACATTTATTTTCATCCAATAACGTCGGATATGCAGTTAATTCTCCCCCCAGACGTTACGACTTAGACAAAACGATCAACTTCATCCAAACAAATATAAGGAGAGAAGCAGGAACGAAAAAAGGTGAACAATCTTTCCAAGAAAAACTTACACACATATATTCCTctactgacttgagcgttggagtgcttttgcaggtacccacctcCTCGGTTCTTCCATTGTCGACATAGTCCGTATTACATCTTAGAAGTCTGCCGACCTTCTCAGGAGAACGATCTATATCTCGGCGAAAGTAGGCAAGAACAACGTTAAAAATAAAATCGAATAAAATTAAACGTTAaagaatattattaaaaaaattacaaacattAGGATAAAGTGCATACTCTACCTTTTTAGTTATCATGTTTTTTGTTTGTAGCATGTACCCTATAATAATAATTCACGGGCTTAATTACTCGAGTGTTGGGATGTTGATCTGGACAAAGtgcaaaaaaagaaaattaaagtatCATCATTAGCAGCAAATAATGAGATGGAAACAAAAATGGATTTGATCTTTTACAATTAGAATATTCTTAAAAACAACTTACATATCGTTATTTTGTTATGCTTCCATGAAAGCTAATAGTTGTCTCCTACCACAGCAGATTCAGTAGGTTGGACCCGCTAAGAGACCATGCAAAGAAGGGCATAAAAATAAAGTTATATAGGCTTTAGCAAACCTAGTTGTGGAGGGAATTTTCATATACGTTGCCAGTATCTGAACCACAATTCAAAATTCTTGTTTATCGATACTTTGCTCGGTCGTAACCATATTCCACTTATCTataaattaattactaaattgaaaaaaaaaaagtttagaaaAAATACATTTTATATTTCTGAACACTTCAAAACGGTCTAATTTTATCCTTTGattaagttattttttttctttttttaattttatcctctctattttttctcctcctcttttaaaattttagttctcTCTCTCACTACCACGTCCACGAGTGACCACGACCGACAGCAATGGAAAATTTATGAAATGAAAATAACATTTCTTTCTTGAGAATCAACTTTAACGACAAAGAAATAGATTTAACGAAAAATCGCATCTGTAAATAGATTTAACAAcgataaaaaattttgaaaagtattACTAGAATGTGAATAACTATCTAATATCTTttatttgttgttattatttattaattatttgattacTTCACATATTATGACACTTACatacaaaattttaataataatttttaaattatattcaaAATAATACCGATAAATATTAAAAACATATAAACTTATTTTAACTCCACATACTCGTTCAACAATATAttgttttatttctattgttatatcGCGTTTATTACCACATCACGTCGAGAgaatatcatttaatttatttataccaTAAATATacttaatataaaattaatttatttttacacagtaattttaattaaaataaaaaatactctcTCACATACTAAAACATACTTTGCCCGTTTGCCGGTCTCTTCTGCCTAAAACAAACTTGCTATTCTGATGTTTTAACTCTTCTTCTATTCTATTTTTATATACTCACTTCTGTAAAAGTTTttttcaatctctccattatttattttttgaagcTGTTAATACTTTTCAAAAGGTTTCAATTTAATGTTTGAAAATTTTGCTTCTTGAAGCCAGATTCTTGTTGTGTATGTGGAGCAGACATGCACATAAAAAAGGAGAAGCATGCAGTTGTGAATAAGAAGAAAGAATGCACATATGTGGCACGTATCCAATAAAAAATGCGATCCTCATCTTTTAGTTAGTAAAAAATGCGACATTTCATATagtttctttttaaaaatagtttataaaagatgattttttaaaagtggtaacatttatgtttggtagattaaattaaaaataatttttaataaacataAATAACAACAATTacatttagtaaaataatttttaaaatttaaaaaaattctattttagtaCTTTTAAAAGTATTTCGATCTTTTAAAAGTTGAAAGCACAAGCACATAATTTTcttgatttaccaaacacaaaatgaggagtTTAAACTTTTAAAGAGTACAAACACTTCTTGAAAAAATTTACCAAATCAAAACGTACAATTCAAAAACATCACATTTGTATAACCTATTTCTAAATATTTCATTTTAAAAActagaaaagaaatttttttttttgtgcatgaaaatttctataaaaaagaAGGTAATACATTTAGAGAAGTAGAATGATGGCGAGAGAATACAATAATATAAGAAGGGATTTATGTAATTTTGGTAAGTCCTATATATTCATTATGTTTGTTTAACTGTAGTTAGATGCGGATTCTCCCATATTGCTTTCCAAATTCTTGGTCCTGCTCTATTTTCTGTGGTTCCTCCTAAGAAAACAAATAATTGAAATTCTACTTCGTTTGGCCAAACATTATACTTACCAACTAACTAGCTTTGAACACTCCATTTCTCTCCTTATAAATAGGAACACACGTTACCATCCTCTCTTCAAACATCAGCTCTTCAATTCCTCCGAGTCTTATTAGAATAGAGCCCGCTCACCCTGCCTCATTCAAAAACCTTCTTATATAAATATAATGGCATCGAGTTCAATGTCATCTTCAGGGTCATGGAGTGCTAAAGACAATAAGGCCTTTGAAAGGGCATTGGCGGTCTATGATAAGGACACCCCTGACCGGTGGTACAACGTTGCTCGCGCCGTTGGCGGAAAAACTCCCGACGAAGTTAAGCGCCACTACGAACTTCTCCTCCGAGATGTTGGCTACATAGAATCTGGGCAAGTGCCATTTCCAAAGTACAAGACAAATGGAGGCTCTAATTAGCTCAAAAGAGGTCAAAATAAGCATATTTTAGTAAATTCTTGAATCATGTTATTTAGCCAACAGTTTTATAACCAATATATAGCTAATTATATACACAATTATTTTaacgataattaataaatattaaataaaataatttaaaattatttgaattgattttttattatcttttaaatattattttgtaaATAACTCTTGCATTGGCAACTTTTTCCTTGTTTGTCTCTTTCTTTCAGTTGTAGGCTGGGAAACCTGAAGCACAATTGACCAATTGGCAGTGACAAGAAAGAATTTATGCGTTTTTTCTTTGCAAATAGCAACATTTATAGGACCATATATAGGTGTAATTTTATTCCAAGTACTATAGCAGTGGAGTATAGGTCATAAGAATCAAGTACATTGATTCCCTGTtctactttaatttattttcaatcaaaCAAGGATAAATAAATATCCTGATTCAAATCATTAATAAAGATATAATTTTTATGTACATCAAATGTGTCTCTTGAACTAGTTAATAACTTATTTGATATTTATCTGACACACATGATTTTTATGTTATAGTGACTCTTgataagaataaaaaatactTCTCTTAACATATTTAGACAAGAGAATTACAAGAGATTTTGTTCATATTTGAGCCTCATGTGTATTGCGACACAAAAGGGACATCAAAGCCAAGATAAATACTCCTAGAAACACTAGAGTTTCCAACAAATTTACTGGCGAAATTTTCACCCCATGCTATCTACAGATATTGTGTGCCTTTAAAATGGTGTTTGTAACTTGTTAACAAAGGATTTTGAAAATCTGTCACTATTTATTGATAGACTACTGTTCATCTCATTACCAACTTACGACGCATCTAGAATACCGAAATGAGAAATTAAAAATTTTCACAACAACGACTAAAGGAAAAAAAACTTATTGAGGTTGATTACATGAATTATAGGTCATTATTGAGTTCTATTATTAATTTCACACAATATTAAAACGGAAACTAAATTACCTTTTTTTAAGAAGAACTTTAGTTTTTTTATTGTACACATCAAGATATCAATAATACTCTCTCTTATAACCCAAAAAGATACTCTTTTCTCTTACACATAGGAAAACattcaaaaaaaagaaaattctCTAATGCTCTCTCTGGATAGCAACATCAAATTAGAAAATGTTCATGCATGACCCAAAAAAAGTCTTTACTGATAATTATAtaattgttaaaattttttagcaATAAAGCATAAAATGGCTAATGTGTAATTGCCGATAAATACATTAGTGGTGGCTATTGTTATTGtcgataaaattaaaacaaatagcCACTAAAAACAATTTTCCGAgcattgaaacaaaataaaaccacCCCAACCACCAAGTTGGGTCAGCTATGCCCAGTCGGGTTTCATAACCTGCCACTCGACCTGACTTGAAGAACACTAAAAAACTCTCAACTCTCGAAAATATAATCCCGCAAGTTGAGCGGAATTTAACCTCACACAAGGAGTAACAACCCTCCTACTAAACGACCTGCAACGTACAGAACCTCACACTCTTAAACGGCCATCTACCGTagtgcatatatatataaatatccaCTCTACTCAGGTAATTTTCAAATCCAAGTTAATTTCACTCTGCTCATTTATCTGCTGACTTTTTCTTGTCATTGTTTCACACAATCAACCTGTAAGGGGAGTAAAGTTCAAGatgacaacaacaacaagaaaatGATAGTAATACACGCAAATTATCTCCCACTTTTACTCACCTTCCCACCTAGACCCATATTCACCTAAAGAGTTAGATTCCCAAATCCTACAGTTAAAAACATCCATCTATCACAATGTCTCTTTGGCATATTACCATCAAGACAATATGATGTTTTGATTAACCAAACAGTTTTTCGGCTGCGTTTGGTTCTGAGAATAGAATAAgacaaatacactaaaaacaagataaaaaagacaagagacataaaagttagtgttttgtattttgtttggtgataaattagaataaattataaaagtctaatttattctcattttttcattcaaaaaatttaggaagaaaaatatatataataataaaaaatataattataaaaaattgacaagaataataaatgaaaaaatgaaaaataaattgtaTTCTTGTTATTGTCTCTGGGTCTTTTCTGTCATGATagatacaaaatacactaattcagtatcTCTGGACACAATATCTTTATCTATATTTTATCTGTCAAATACGATTTTGTGGCTCTATGTTAAAATTGGTGAGTTCAAGGAAAAATGGAAGGGAAGAACCTCACGAAGCTTGATGCAGAGAAGAGTATGTGCAACTCCACCACTCTTGCACTTTCACATTCTGATTGCAAAAATTGCCTCTAATATTATATATTCAGCTATATATAATAGCTTCTAAACTAAGTTGCACAACTAATTATCTAATTGGTATTTTAACAAATTAATTTACTAATAGAATTTGTTCTCATCAGCACTTCCTAACTAGTTACTATTATACATGACTAATAATTAGTTCAGGTAACACCCCCTCTCAAACCAGAATCGGTGACATTCACCCTTCTGAGTTTGCTGCAACATTTCTGAAATATGGTGGGAGCCAATGCCTTAGTTAGCACATCAGCTGTTTGATTAGTTGTGGTGATTGGCAGCAACTTGATTATTTGTTCTTGCCATTTATCCCTCACTACATGATAATCCATATCTATGTGCTTAGTTCTCTCATGAAACACCGGATTAGCCACAATATACATTGCTGATTGGCTGTCACAGTACACTACAATCGATTTGTCCAGCTTCACTTGCAAGTCTTCTAGAATGTAAGTAATCCACTGTGCTTCCCTAGTAGCCATGGCAAGGGCCCTGTATTCTGCTTCACACGATGACACTGCCACTGTATTTTGCTTCTTACTTTTCCATGATACAATAGATGTTCTTATGAAGAAACAATAGCTCGATATAGATCTTCTAGTGTCTGAGCATGTACCTCAGTCGCTGTCCAAGAAACTAATAGGCTCTAAATCTGTTTGAGATGAGAACATCAATCCCAATGCTGGCTCATTCTTGAGATATCTGAGTACCCTTATGACTGCTTCAAAGTACTTGTCAGTAGCATAGTCCAAAAATTGGCTTAGTCTTCCAACTGCATACCCTATATCTGGTCTTGTATTGGTTAGATATAACAATCTTCCAACTAGTCTTCTATACTCTGCTACTGAGCTTAGAGGAGTTCTGGTACTCTTTGTCAATTTGATGGTATAATCCATTGGAGTTGACACTGCCTTGCCTTCCATTAACCCGTAGTCTTTGAGGAGGTCGATGCAATACTTCCTTTGACAAATCGCAATC is a genomic window of Arachis ipaensis cultivar K30076 chromosome B06, Araip1.1, whole genome shotgun sequence containing:
- the LOC107648481 gene encoding protein RADIALIS-like 3, with product MASSSMSSSGSWSAKDNKAFERALAVYDKDTPDRWYNVARAVGGKTPDEVKRHYELLLRDVGYIESGQVPFPKYKTNGGSN